The Bryobacteraceae bacterium genomic sequence CAAGTTCGGCCGAACCGCCACTACAACCGCGGTGGAGCCGTTCGGCACGAACATGTACGATTCGCTGCAGGCGACGCTATCGCGGCGCTTCTCGCGCGGCATGTCGCTCAACGTGGCCTACACGTGGAGCAAAGTGATCGGCTTCCAGGACAACAACGACAGCGGCCCGGCGGTACACGCCCGCGCGTACTTCGACCGCAACCGCACGGTGCGGGGTTACGATATTCCGCACAACCTGGCGATCACCAATATCTGGGAACTGCCGTTCGGCAAGGGCCAGAAGTATGCGAACGAAGGCGTGGCGGCGATGATTCTCGGCGGGTGGCAGGTCAACAACGTGTTCGCCATCTATAGCGGAACTCCGTTCAGCGTCGGGTCCGGCGGCGCTTCGCTGAACATGGCCAACGCGTCGCAGACAGCCGACCAGATCAAACCGGAAGTCGCGATCCTCGGCGGGGTCGGGCGCGGGCAGAGCTACTTCGATCCATTCGCGTTCGCACCGGTGACCGAGGCGCGGTTCGGCAATACGGGGTACAACATCCTGCGCGGACCGGGCGTGTTCAACTGGGACTTCGGCATGCACCGGCGGTTCCGGCTGAGCGAACGGTTTGACCTGCAGTTCCGCGGCGAAGCCTTCAACTTCACCAACACGCCACACTTCAACAACCCGGGGACGAACGTCTCGAACTTCAATCCGAACCAGAGCAACCCGCTGAGCCGCTTCGGCGGCTACACGGAGATCACCTCGACGCGCAACCTGGGCCGCGACGGGTTCGATGAGCGGCAGTTCCGGCTGGGGCTGCGGCTCGGCTGGTGATTACTTCGGGAAGTATTCGCTGATTACCATCAACGGTTCGTCCCGGGAGATCATGCGGTAGGTTCGTGTGAGCAGATCCCCCGGGGCGTCCGGGAAGAACCGAGAGATCGGTCCGGCGGGGATGGCCGCGGCGGTGAGCAGTTCCTTCCAGGTCTCCACGCGGAACTCAGTCCAGAGGCGTCCTATCGGCGTGTCCGTGTTCAGCAGGCCGTCCCGGAAGGCGGGCGGCAAGCGATCGAGCGCAAGCGCGCTTTCGGCGTAGACGTAGTTGCGGCCGGTTTCCTCGCCATAGAGGACGATCTTCCTGTGCATGATGGGGGACCCGGCCGGAGCTTGGAGCGGGTCTGGCCCGCCAGAGGCGGGAGTGATGCCGAGCGCGACTTTCCGCAAGCCGATGGGCTCACCGTAGAGCGCCTCCACGGTGTCGGTGAGAGTGCCGTCGGTGACGAGCAGAACGCGCTGAGCCATACCCAGATCCGCGAGATTCAGTTTGCCGAGTTGCCGTAGGAATGCCAACTGCTATTTTCGCAGTAAGCTGGGTGCTGTCATGAGACGAATCCTGGTTCTGATGTCGATGGCGGCGGCGGCGTTCGCGCAGCAGCATCCGCTGGAAGAGCTGATCGAGGCGGCGCGCGCGGACTCTCCGGCGCTGGCGACGCTACTCGGCAAAGGACTGCCGCAGTTGAAGGGACGCGACGGCGTGGCCGTGTGGGGCCAGGAGTTCCTGTTCGCGGTAGAGAGCGCCACGGCGGCAAGCGTGGTCATCGACAAGCAACCAGCCGAGGCGATGAAGCGTGCCGGCGGATCGAACTACTACTACCTGCTGAAGACGCTTCGCATGGGGATGACGCACCAGTATCAGTACGTGGACGGGACGGGCAAGGCGATCGGCGGGTACGAGGTGGCGGCGTACAATCCGGATTCGTATTTGCTGCCGGGTGTGGCCCGCGGCTCGCTCTCAGAGATGCGGACGCTGCGGTCCAAGGTCTATCCGGGGATGACGGCGAACTACTGGGTGTACACGAATCGGGGAGTGGATACGGAGCGCGGGGCGCCGTTGATGGTGTGGCAGGATGGCGAGACGATCGTGGGGAACCTTGACCTGCTGCGGCTGCGGCTGCAGATTGTTACCGACAACCTGGCGGCGCGGGGAACGATTCCTCCGATGGTGCACGTCCTGATTCAGCCGGGCCAGGGGGCGCCGCGGATGCGGAGCATCCAGTACGACACCGTCTCCGGAACCTATGGAAAGTATCTTCTGGAAGAGATTCTTCCGGACGTGGAGAAGAGCTACAAGCTGCGCAAGGATGCGTATTCTCGGGCTATTGCCGGCGCCTCTTCGGGTGCGATCTGCGCGTTCAACGTGGCCTGGCATTACCCGGAGCAGTTCAGCCGCGTGCTGTCGCACATCGGGAGCTACACGGCGCTGCAATGGAAGCCGGAAGAGCATCTGGAAGGAGGCTACATCGTCGCGTACAAGGTGGGTCGGGAGCCGAAGCGGAATCTGCGGGTTTGGATGTCCGACGGCGCCGACGACGGAGAGAGCCGGGCCGGGAGTTGGCCGCTGAACAACATTCAACTCGCGAACATGCTGAAGCTGCGCGAGTATGATTTTCACTTCCGGTTTGGGACGAGTCTGCATGCGATCGCGCAGGGGGCGATGGACCTGCCGGAGTCGCTGGCGTGGTTGTGGCGCGGGTATGATCCGGCGAAGACGGAGCAGACCTACACAATGGAGGAATCCGAGCGGGCGAAGCCACTGTTCCGCGTGCGGATCGCGAACCGGGAGGCCTGGTAGCCGGCGCTCAGGCGAGCAGACTTCGGAGGACCTGATCCCACGGTTTCCGATAGGGGCGTTCGAGCATGGCGTTGGCCTCACGGTCTCCGGGGATTTCTTCCCGCGCGGCGTCCCAGCGGACCTGGCGGCCGAGGCGGAGCGAGATGTTGGCGAGGTGGCAGGCGGTGGTGATCTGGTGGCCCCCTTCGACGCTGGCGATGGGCTTCTGGCGCGACTTGATGCAATCGATGAAGTTTCGGACGTGGAGATCGAACTGTTCGTCCGATGAGCCGGGTTCCTTCATCGCTTGCGTCCACGGTTCGGGCCTGCGGTTGGTGGCCTGGGGACCGCCGCCGGGGTGACCCTGGAATCTCGGGATGGCATTCTCGGGATCAGTCTTCATGTCTGGGAAGATCTCGAAACCGCCGCGGGAGATGTTCATGCTGCCCTTGGCGCCATAGAAGTTGAGTCCATTGCTCGAATCGCGGCGGCCGGCGCTCACTTCGCGATGGGAGTAATTCGCGGTGAAGCCCGGATAGGTGAAGAGCGCATCCTGCACGTCGGGAACCTCGCCGGGGCCGGGGAGAACGAAGCGCCCGCCGTTCGAGAAGACAGCCGTGGGTCCGGGCACATCGGCGAACCATTGGAGGATATCGATGTGGTGCGCGCCGAGGTTGGTCATCTGGCCGCCGGAGTAATCCCAGAACCAACGGAAATGATAGATGCCGCGCTGGGAATTGAAGGGCCGCTTGGGGGCGGGGCCGAGCCACATGTCGTAGTCGAAGTCGGCGGGCGCCGCGGAATCGGCCGGCGAGCCGAAGCCGGGCACGACGTTGCGGTAGGCGCCCATGCGGACGCTGACGAGCTTTCCGAGATGGCCGCCGCGGATGAGGCCGCGCGCTTTCTGATAGTGACGGCCGGAGCGCTGTTGCGTGCCGACCTGGACGATGCGATTGTGTTTGGCGGCGACGTCGATCATCCAACGGCCTTCCTTTACGAAGAGCGTGAGCGGCTTTTCGACATAGACGTCCTTGCCGGCGGCGCAGGCCATCATCGTCATAAGGGCGTGCCAGTGATCGGGGGTGGAGACGACGACGGCCTGAACGTTCTTGTCGTCGATGAGTTTGCGAAAGTCGCGGTAGGTTTTCGGATTGCCTCCGCAGGCGGTGGCGCCCTGATCGAGGCGCGGAAGGTAGCAATCGCTGATGGCGGCCATGTCGACGTCTTTCTGATTCTTGAAGTCGTGGACGTGCTGGGCTCCGATCAAGCCGTAGCCGATGAATCCGACCCCGACCCGATCATTGGCTCCGAGAATGCGCTTGTAAGCCGCGGCGGCGACGGAGGTGGCGAATACGCGTCGAGTTGTTTTCATCGTTTAGGATTCTACAGCGATCCGGCGAGCCGGTGTGGTACGCTCTCGGGCATGATGCAAACGGCAATCAGCGCCATTCTGGCTTGCGGTATCCTTGCGGGCATGGCTGACGGAGCGGAACTGGCGACGAAGAAGGCGCTCACGCTGGCGGGGGCGAAGAAGATCGCGGCGGCGGCTGAGGCCGAAGCGGTGAAGAACAAGTGGAACGTGGTGATCGCGATCATGGACGACGGCGGGAACCTGATCTACCTGCAGCGGATGGACGGCACACAGATCGGCAGCGTGGACGTGGCGATCGCGAAGGCGACGAGCGCATTTCGTTTCAAGCGGCCGACCAAGGCGTTTGAGGACGCGCTCAAAAGCGGCCGGCAGGCTATTCTCGCGCTACCGGGTGCGACTCCAGTGGAAGGCGGGCTGCCGATCACGCTGGATGGCGCGATCCTTGGGGCGATCGGCGTGAGCGGCGTGCAGTCGTTCGAAGACGCGCAAATCGCACAGGCGGGGATTGCCATCGTCGGGTCTCTGAAATAAGCATGCGGTTCCTGCTTTTCGCCGCCGCGGGCGCGCTGCTGGCGCAGAACAGTACGCCGCCGGTGAAATCGCCGGAAGTGCACGCCGATGGGCGAGTGACGTTCCGGATACGTGCGCCGAACGCCGCGTCGGTGGCGCTGGTGACGGACTGGATGGGGCGCGGGGAATCGAAGCCGTTGGCCAAAGGCGACGGTGGGGTGTGGAGCCTGACGCTGGGTCCTCTGGAGCCGAGCACCTACATTTACGGCTACGTGGTGGACGGCGTGACAATGGCGGATCCGGTGAACCCGCGGGTAAAGCTGCGGGCCTTTGGGTCGGGCAGCTTCGTGGAGGTACCGGAC encodes the following:
- a CDS encoding chorismate pyruvate-lyase family protein; its protein translation is MAQRVLLVTDGTLTDTVEALYGEPIGLRKVALGITPASGGPDPLQAPAGSPIMHRKIVLYGEETGRNYVYAESALALDRLPPAFRDGLLNTDTPIGRLWTEFRVETWKELLTAAAIPAGPISRFFPDAPGDLLTRTYRMISRDEPLMVISEYFPK
- a CDS encoding alpha/beta hydrolase-fold protein translates to MRRILVLMSMAAAAFAQQHPLEELIEAARADSPALATLLGKGLPQLKGRDGVAVWGQEFLFAVESATAASVVIDKQPAEAMKRAGGSNYYYLLKTLRMGMTHQYQYVDGTGKAIGGYEVAAYNPDSYLLPGVARGSLSEMRTLRSKVYPGMTANYWVYTNRGVDTERGAPLMVWQDGETIVGNLDLLRLRLQIVTDNLAARGTIPPMVHVLIQPGQGAPRMRSIQYDTVSGTYGKYLLEEILPDVEKSYKLRKDAYSRAIAGASSGAICAFNVAWHYPEQFSRVLSHIGSYTALQWKPEEHLEGGYIVAYKVGREPKRNLRVWMSDGADDGESRAGSWPLNNIQLANMLKLREYDFHFRFGTSLHAIAQGAMDLPESLAWLWRGYDPAKTEQTYTMEESERAKPLFRVRIANREAW
- a CDS encoding Gfo/Idh/MocA family oxidoreductase → MKTTRRVFATSVAAAAYKRILGANDRVGVGFIGYGLIGAQHVHDFKNQKDVDMAAISDCYLPRLDQGATACGGNPKTYRDFRKLIDDKNVQAVVVSTPDHWHALMTMMACAAGKDVYVEKPLTLFVKEGRWMIDVAAKHNRIVQVGTQQRSGRHYQKARGLIRGGHLGKLVSVRMGAYRNVVPGFGSPADSAAPADFDYDMWLGPAPKRPFNSQRGIYHFRWFWDYSGGQMTNLGAHHIDILQWFADVPGPTAVFSNGGRFVLPGPGEVPDVQDALFTYPGFTANYSHREVSAGRRDSSNGLNFYGAKGSMNISRGGFEIFPDMKTDPENAIPRFQGHPGGGPQATNRRPEPWTQAMKEPGSSDEQFDLHVRNFIDCIKSRQKPIASVEGGHQITTACHLANISLRLGRQVRWDAAREEIPGDREANAMLERPYRKPWDQVLRSLLA
- a CDS encoding heme-binding protein, coding for MMQTAISAILACGILAGMADGAELATKKALTLAGAKKIAAAAEAEAVKNKWNVVIAIMDDGGNLIYLQRMDGTQIGSVDVAIAKATSAFRFKRPTKAFEDALKSGRQAILALPGATPVEGGLPITLDGAILGAIGVSGVQSFEDAQIAQAGIAIVGSLK